In Streptomyces sp. TLI_146, the genomic stretch GACCTGGACGACGGCCGGGCGGCCGCCCGGGTCGTCGACCGGCTGACGGGCTGCTGATCGGGTGATCGACGCGGGATGCCGGGACAGATGCGGACCCCCACGGAACCGATGACCTGTGCGCACGTTTCCTCCCACCGGCCCCGCCCGGCTCCCGGCGCCCCGGCGCGCGGCCGTCCGCCCCGGCGACGCGCCGCCCCCGGGCCCCGTCTGGCGCGTCACGCCGTACTTCGTGGTCGGCGGGGTGTTCTGGCTGGTGATATCGGCGGCGGCCTGGCGGGTGCCGATGTGCTGCGACCTCGGCACGCACGCCGCCGTGGTGGAGCGTCTGAAGGCCGATCTGCTCAACCCCGCCCACCCGATGGCCGACCTGCCGGGCGCGGGCAGCCCGTACTACTCGCCGTACTCGGTGGTCCAGGGCCTGTTCGCGCAGCTCACCGAGGCGCCCGGCCGTCTGGTGGTGCGGCTGTTCGGGCCGGTCAACCTGCTGGTGCTGATCACCGGGCTCGGCCGTTTCACCCGGCTGTTCTCCACGCGCGCGTGGGCGCCGGTGTTCGCGCTGGTCTTCTCGGCGGTGCTGTGGGGCACCTCGGTGACGTGGTGGAGCGGGTTCCTCAGCCTGCTGTCGACGACCGGCACCCTGTCCTACCCGAGCACGTTCGCCATCGGACTCACCTTTCACGTCTGGGCCCTGACGGGCCGTCTGGCGGAACGTTCTTCCCGCACGCCCCGGTGGCGTGCGGCCCCGCTGGAGTACGCCGCGCTCGGCGTGCTCACCGGCGTGGTCGTCCTCGTCCACCCGATCACCGCGATCGGCGCGGTGATCGGCACGGCCGGGCTCGCCGTCGCGCGGAAGGGGGCGTGGAGCCGCGCGGCGGCCGTCCGCTGGGCGCTGGCGGGGGCGGCCGCGCTGGCGGTGACGGTGACCTGGCCGTACTGCGACATCTTCACACTCGTCGGCGACACCGGCATCGATTCCATGCACAGGGCCCTGTATGAAGATCTGACCGGCCGTTACTGGCTGGCGGCCCTGCTCGGCGGCCCCGCCCTGCTGCTGCGGCTGCGCCGCGACCGGCGCGATCCGCTGGTGCTGATGACGCTGCTGTTCTGGCTGGTCGTCCTGTACGGCTGGGTCAGCGGCCACTACACGTACGGCCGGCTGCTCGCGGTCGCCCCGGTCCCCGCGCAGGTCGCGCTCGCCGTCGAGCTGGCCCGGCCGCGCCCCTGGTCCACGGCCCGCCGCGCACTGGCCCCGCTCGCGGCGGCCGGGGCGTGCCTGGGGTTCGTCTCGGCCCAGGCCGGGGCGGTGACGCCGAGCCTGGGGGTGCGGGGCGTCGAGCGCCCGCCGCACTGGGACACGTACGGCTGGGCGGCCCAGCACATCCCGCCCGGCGAGACGGTCCTCGCGGACGACTACTACGTAGTCCGTTCACTGCCCGGGTACGGGCCCTTCCTGGTGGCCCCGGTCTGGCCCGACCCGGCGCTCGCGGAGCCCGAACGGCTGCGCCGCAAGGCAGCAGTGAAGCGCTATCTGTCCCCGTCGACGCCCCGCCACGCGCGCGCGGCCATCGCCCGCCGATACGGCGTCCACTGGCTGCTGCTCACGCCCGAGGAGCACCTCCCCGAGGAGGCCGTGGTGGTCGCGTTCAGCCCGCACAGCGGCGAGGTGCTGGCGAGGGTCGAGTACGGGAGGGGGTGACGGGCGGGGGCTTGGTGCGCTCCTCCGTACGCCGAGAAAGCGCGCGCCCTCACGTACGTAGTACGTAGTGAGCGCCCGGCCTCCCGCCCCCTCAGCCCGTCGCCTTCAGTGCCGCCACCGCCGACGTGGCCAGATCGTCCAGGTACCCCTTCGGCAGGTCGCCCCGGACCACCACCAGCCGCCAGTACAGCGGGCCGACGATCAGGTCGAGGGCCCGGTCCGGGTCGGCGCCCTCGGGGAGCTCGCCGCGCTCCACGGCCTCGCGCACGACGACCGCCGCGACGCCCTTCTGGCCGTCGAGGAGCGCCTTCTTGATGGCGTCGGCGATCTCCGGGTGCCGGACGGACTCGACGAGCAGGTCCGGGATCACCTGGGAGGCGACCGGGTGGCGCAGGGCGAGCGAGGCCACCGCGAGCAGTGCCCGGATGTCCCCGTACAGCGAGCCCGTGTGAGGCACGGGAAGGCCCTGTGCGGCGAAGGCGGACACCAGGTCGAGGACCAGGCTCAGCTTGGACTTCCAGCGGCGGTAGACGGCCGTCTTGCCCACTCCGGCGCGGCGCGCGATGCCCTCGATCGACATCCGGGCGAAGCCGACCGCCGCCAGCTCCTCGAAGACGGCCTTGCGGATGGCCTCGGTCACGTCCGAGCGCAGCACGGCGGCGCCGGCCGGGGCGCGGCGCTGGGGTTCTGCGGGGGCCGGGGCGTCCGAGTTGGTCATGACTTGAGCATAGCGATAGGACGAGACGGTTGCGTTGCGACGTCATCGCGTCCTACTCTCACCGTGACGACGATACGGTCCCGTCCCGTCGTAACCCCAGGTTCACCGCCCGGCCACGTCCCGGCCCCGAACACCGCGTCCCCGCGAAGACCGACCGTCCGCGAAGCCACGTCGAAAGCGATCGTTGTGAGCCAGACCGCAGCCCCGCCGGCCCCGCCGGCCCCCGCGCAGGACACCCGGCCCGTCGACCCCGACCAGGGCCTGGGCGCAGCCGAACTGGCCGCCAAGTACGGCCTGACGGTCAGCGGCGCCCGGCCGTCCCTGAAGGAGTACGTCCAGCAGCTCTGGGAGCGCCGCCACTTCATCTCGGCGTTCGCCACCGCCAAGCTCACCGCGCAGTACAGCGAGGCGAAGCTGGGCCAGATCTGGCAGCTGATGACCCCGCTGCTCAACGCGACGGTCTACTACTTCATCTTCGGCATCCTGATGGGCACCAAGCAGGGCGTCCCGGACTACATCCCGTTCCTGGTCACCGGTGTCTTCATCTGGACCTTCACCGCCAACTCGATCATGTCGGGCACGCGCGCGATCACCGGCAACATGGGCCTGGTGCGCGCCCTGCACTTCCCGCGCGCGTCCCTGCCCATCGCGCTCGCGCTCCAGCAGCTCCAGCAGCTGCTCTTCTCCATCGCCGCGCTCGCGATGATCCTGGTCGCCGTCGGCGTCTACCCGGCCGTGTCCTGGCTGATCGCCGTCCCCGCGCTGGTCCTCCAGGCCATGTTCAACACCGGTCTGTCGCTCGCCATGGCCCGGGTCGCCAGCAAGACCCCGGACATCTCGCAGCTGATGCCGTTCGTCCTGCGCACCTGGATGTACGTCTCGGGCGTCATGTGGAGCCTGCCGCAGCTGATGACCCGCAGCTCGCTGCCGGACGGCCTGGTGAAGGTCCTCCAGTACAACCCGGCCGCCGTCTACATCGACCTGATGCGCTTCGCGCTGATCCACAGCTTCAAGGCGAAGCAGCTCCCGCCGCACGTCTGGGCGGTCGCGGGCGGCTGGGCGCTCCTCGCCCTCGTCGCCGGGTTCATCTACTTCTGGAAGGCAGAGGAGACCTACGGCCGTGGCTGACAGCACCCCAACCGTGATCACCACCTCTACGAAGACCGGCGCCCCCACCGTGATCGCCGACGACGTCCACGTCGTCTACAAGGTCAACGGCGGCTCCACCAAGGGCAAGGGCAGCGCGACCTCCGCGCTCAGCCGGATCGCCTCCCGCAAGGCCACCCCGGGCATCCGCGAGGTGCACGCCGTCAAGGGCGTCAGCTTCGTAGCCCGCAAGGGTGAGGCGATCGGCCTGATCGGCTCCAACGGCTCGGGCAAGTCCACCCTCCTGAAGGCCGTCGCGGGGCTGCTCCCGACCGCCAGGGGGCGGATCTTCACCCAGGGCCAGCCCTCCCTCCTCGGCGTCA encodes the following:
- a CDS encoding ABC transporter permease, with the translated sequence MSQTAAPPAPPAPAQDTRPVDPDQGLGAAELAAKYGLTVSGARPSLKEYVQQLWERRHFISAFATAKLTAQYSEAKLGQIWQLMTPLLNATVYYFIFGILMGTKQGVPDYIPFLVTGVFIWTFTANSIMSGTRAITGNMGLVRALHFPRASLPIALALQQLQQLLFSIAALAMILVAVGVYPAVSWLIAVPALVLQAMFNTGLSLAMARVASKTPDISQLMPFVLRTWMYVSGVMWSLPQLMTRSSLPDGLVKVLQYNPAAVYIDLMRFALIHSFKAKQLPPHVWAVAGGWALLALVAGFIYFWKAEETYGRG
- a CDS encoding TetR/AcrR family transcriptional regulator, producing MTNSDAPAPAEPQRRAPAGAAVLRSDVTEAIRKAVFEELAAVGFARMSIEGIARRAGVGKTAVYRRWKSKLSLVLDLVSAFAAQGLPVPHTGSLYGDIRALLAVASLALRHPVASQVIPDLLVESVRHPEIADAIKKALLDGQKGVAAVVVREAVERGELPEGADPDRALDLIVGPLYWRLVVVRGDLPKGYLDDLATSAVAALKATG